The following proteins come from a genomic window of Gossypium raimondii isolate GPD5lz chromosome 5, ASM2569854v1, whole genome shotgun sequence:
- the LOC105767305 gene encoding probable 2-oxoglutarate-dependent dioxygenase AOP1: protein MYFPLICKEGRNYKSPGLYLKGSIQALLFDINAEMSSTTQAMVPVVDFSNQNLKAGSPEWDLVKSQVREALEEYGCFEALFDPILELRKAVFGALQEVFDLPLQTKKLLVSDKPFRGYSCSPSALFQSMAVDDAHIAENIEQCLTTSLWPQGNISFSKTLASFALLTSELEKKILKMILESFGLEKYMDELTDTANYQLRIMKYEKPKTNEQTMMAPAHCDQNMMTLLYQDEVNGLEIQNKDGEWMNMKLSPSSFIVMIGECLSVWLNGRLSSPYHRVMMKGNEDRYSLGLFSTVREGYIVKVPTELVDDKNPMLFKPHDHEEFLKIFSSEMAKADFKSGIVISRLKAYCSV from the exons atgtacttTCCTTTGATCTGCAAGGAGGGACGCAATTATAAATCTCCTGGATTGTATCTAAAAGGTTCCATTCAAGCATTATTGTTTGATATAAACGCAGAGATGAGCTCAACAACTCAGGCAATGGTTCCAGTCGTAGATTTCTCAAACCAAAACCTGAAAGCGGGCAGCCCCGAATGGGATTTAGTGAAATCCCAAGTTCGGGAAGCACTGGAGGAGTACGGTTGTTTCGAGGCTTTGTTTGATCCAATCCTGGAGCTTCGAAAGGCCGTATTTGGGGCTTTGCAAGAGGTCTTTGACTTGcctttacaaacaaaaaaactGCTGGTTTCCGACAAGCCCTTTCGTGGCTATTCGTGTTCTCCATCTGCTTTGTTTCAAAGCATGGCGGTGGATGATGCTCATATTGCTGAAAACATTGAACAATGCCTCACCACCAGTTTATGGCCTCAAGGAAATATAAGTTTCAG TAAAACTCTGGCATCCTTCGCTCTACTAACATCAGagttggagaagaaaattttgaagatgatCTTGGAGAGTTTTGGGCTTGAGAAATACATGGATGAGCTCACTGACACCGCAAATTATCAACTGAGGATCATGAAATATGAAAAGCCAAAAACCAACGAGCAAACCATGATGGCACCTGCACACTGTGACCAAAATATGATGACCCTTTTGTATCAAGACGAGGTTAATGGATTGGAGATTCAAAACAAAGATGGTGAATGGATGAATATGAAGCTTTCACCCAGCTCTTTCATAGTCATGATCGGAGAGTGCCTTAGC GTATGGTTAAATGGTCGATTGTCTTCGCCTTATCATCGTGTCATGATGAAGGGTAACGAAGATAGGTATAGCCTTGGACTGTTTTCAACTGTAAGAGAAGGCTACATAGTAAAGGTTCCGACTGAGCTTGTGGATGACAAAAATCCCATGCTTTTCAAACCTCATGACCAtgaagaatttttgaaaattttctccTCCGAAATGGCTAAAGCTGATTTTAAATCTGGGATTGTTATATCTCGTCTTAAAGCTTATTGTAGTGTCTAA